One region of Populus trichocarpa isolate Nisqually-1 chromosome 4, P.trichocarpa_v4.1, whole genome shotgun sequence genomic DNA includes:
- the LOC7477425 gene encoding uncharacterized protein LOC7477425: MPSPLRFFLLLSFVAGAFSLSLSTYLLLQAFYCCEYIVTNLKMMNQISLQQNAISCCDERRGLVSISDSKGLVVCPKPRRVGILANNPIRPLRWPVSHQAEVGDWKAGAELLDIILMKEGHEPDHSATQVVSSPPPFFCGSPPSRVGNPLIQDARFGDDKLTPMSPLSIPSPSGLSSPSSSARKGGCARMKFGLKPAMVRVEGFDCLNRDRQNSSIPAVA, translated from the exons ATGCCATCCCCGCTCCGtttctttctcctcctctcCTTCGTGGCAGGcgccttctctctctctctctctacatatCTTCTGCTTCAG GCGTTCTACTGCTGTGAATATATTGTTACaaatttgaagatgatgaatCAAATCAGTCTTCAGCAGAACGCCATTAGTTGTTGTGATGAGAGAAGAGGTTTGGTTTCAATTTCTGATTCCAAGGGTCTTGTTGTTTGTCCAAAGCCTCGGCGAGTAGGAATTCTGGCTAATAATCCCATTAGGCCTTTGAGATGGCCCGTGAG CCATCAAGCCGAAGTGGGTGATTGGAAAGCTGGGGCGGAGCTTCTGGACATTATTCTCATGAAG GAGGGTCATGAGCCAGATCATTCTGCTACCCAGGTGGTCTCATCGCCACCTCCATTTTTTTGTGGGTCTCCTCCATCCAGAGTAGGCAACCCATTAATTCAAGATGCTAGATTTGGGGATGATAAACTCACTCCAATGTCACCATTGTCCATTCCATCTCCTTCAGGTTTATCTTCTCCATCATCATCTGCACGCAAAGGAGGGTGTGCAAGAATGAAGTTTGGGCTTAAGCCAGCCATGGTTAGAGTAGAAGGATTTGATTGCCTCAACAGGGATCGCCAAAATTCCAGCATCCCTGCTGTGGCTTAG